A genomic window from Streptomyces broussonetiae includes:
- a CDS encoding GtrA family protein, with product MTLNLEARPAPPAPAPAPAPASGPVTRVVLEIVKFGVVGGSGVLVNFLIFNLLLRGLGWQAMTATVLASGIAMATNYVGFRFFAYRDRASRTRSRIMLFFAFSGLGVVMEIGLFWLGYHGLGLHSVIESNAAKALSIVLASTFRFVVYRTWVFQQDADRTI from the coding sequence GTGACACTGAACCTCGAGGCCCGCCCGGCACCCCCGGCACCCGCGCCGGCACCGGCGCCGGCGTCCGGGCCCGTCACGCGTGTCGTGCTGGAGATCGTGAAGTTCGGGGTCGTCGGGGGCAGCGGTGTCCTGGTCAACTTCCTGATCTTCAACCTGCTGCTGCGTGGCCTGGGCTGGCAGGCGATGACCGCGACGGTCCTGGCCAGCGGAATCGCGATGGCGACCAACTACGTGGGCTTCCGCTTCTTCGCCTACCGTGACCGGGCCTCGCGCACCCGCAGCCGGATCATGCTGTTCTTCGCCTTCAGCGGTCTCGGTGTCGTCATGGAAATCGGCCTGTTCTGGCTCGGTTACCACGGGCTCGGCCTGCACAGCGTCATCGAGTCGAATGCGGCGAAGGCACTGTCCATCGTGCTCGCCTCCACTTTCCGTTTTGTCGTCTACCGCACTTGGGTGTTCCAGCAGGATGCAGACCGCACCATCTGA
- a CDS encoding NAD-glutamate dehydrogenase, with protein MQTKLDEAKAELLERAARVAENSPVGGHLPTGTAGEGSPDIPDSESVLAFLQRYYLHTAPEDLADRDPVDVFGAAVSHYRLAENRPQGTANVRVHTPTVEENGWTCSHTVVEVVTDDMPFLVDSVTNELTRQGRGIHVVIHPQIVVRRDVTGKLIEVLPVSPGGGLPHDAHFESWIHVEIDRETDRADLKQITADLLRVLSDVREAVEDWEKMRATATRVADELPSEPAPGDLAKADVEEARELLRWLSDDHFTFLGFREYQLRDDDTLAAVPGTGLGILRSDPQHAKDDQHPVSPSFERLPADARAKAREHKLLVLTKANSRATVHRPSYLDYVGVKKFDADGNVVGERRFLGLFSSAAYTESVRRVPVIRRKVDEVLRRAGFSPNSHDGRDLLQILETYPRDELFQTPAAELQTIATSVLYLQERRRLRLYLRQDEYGRYYSALVYLPRDRYTTGVRLRIIDILKEELGGGSVDFTAWNTESILSRLHFVVRVAPGTVLPELSDSDKERIEARLVEAARSWADAFAEALTAECGEEHAAEVLRRYGHAFPEGYKADHTPRAAVADLVHLEQLSEDKTFSLSLYEPVGAGPQERRFKIYQKGGSVSLSQVLPVLSRLGVEVTDERPYELRCSDRTTAWVYDFGLRVPTAVGGVEHLGDDARERFQEAFAATWTGKAENDGFNSLVLSAGLSWRQAMVLRAYAKYLRQAGSTFSQDYMEDTLRNNVHTTRLLVSLFEARMSPDRQKAGLEITDALLEELDAALDQVASLDEDRILRSFLTVIKATLRTNFFQQTADGAPHDYVSMKFDPQAIPDLPAPRPAYEIWVYSPRVEGVHLRFGKVARGGLRWSDRREDFRTEILGLVKAQMVKNTVIVPVGAKGGFVAKQLPDPGVDRDAWLAEGIASYKTFISALLDITDNMVAGEVVPPQDVVRHDGDDTYLVVAADKGTATFSDIANGVAEKYNFWLGDAFASGGSAGYDHKGMGITARGAWESVKRHFRELGVDTQSEDFTVVGIGDMSGDVFGNGMLLSEHIRLVAAFDHRHIFIDPTPDAETSYAERRRLFELPRSSWADYNTELLSAGGGIFPRSAKSIPVNAHIREALGIEDKVTKMTPADLMKTILHAPVDLLWNGGIGTYVKSSAESNADVGDKANDAIRVDGKDLRVKVVGEGGNLGLTQLGRIEFALHGGKINTDAIDNSAGVDTSDHEVNIKILLNGLVADGDMTVKQRNKLLAEMTDEVGALVLRNNYAQNTALANALFQANAMLHAQQRFLRHLVREGHLDRALEFLPTDRQIRERISQSQGLTSPETAVVLAYTKITVAEELLQTSLPDDPYLRSLLHAYFPTALRERFADAIDNHPLRREITMTVLVNDTVNTGGTTYLHRLREETGASLEEIVRAQTAARTIFCSAPVWDAVEALDNRVDAAVQTRIRLHSRRLVERGTRWLLNNRPQPLQLAETVEFFAERVERVWQELPKLLRGADLEWYQHVYEELSESGVPDELASRVSGFSSAFPALDIVSVADRTGKEPLDVAEVYYDLADRLSITQLMDRISDLPRNDRWQSMARASIREDLYAAHAALTSDVLAAGNGTSTPEQRFKAWEQKNAAILSRARTTLEEIRSSDSFDLANLSVAMRTMRTLLRTHS; from the coding sequence ATGCAGACCAAGCTGGACGAAGCCAAGGCCGAGTTGCTCGAGAGGGCCGCCCGGGTAGCTGAGAACAGCCCGGTCGGGGGGCACCTACCGACCGGGACCGCGGGCGAGGGCTCCCCGGACATCCCGGACAGTGAGTCCGTGCTCGCGTTCCTCCAGCGCTACTACCTGCACACCGCCCCGGAAGACCTCGCCGACCGCGACCCGGTCGACGTCTTCGGTGCCGCGGTCTCGCACTACCGCCTCGCCGAGAACCGCCCGCAGGGCACGGCGAACGTCCGGGTCCACACCCCGACCGTGGAAGAGAACGGGTGGACCTGCAGCCACACCGTCGTGGAAGTCGTCACCGACGACATGCCCTTCCTGGTCGACTCCGTCACCAACGAGCTGACGCGGCAGGGCCGGGGCATCCACGTCGTCATCCACCCGCAGATCGTCGTGCGGCGCGATGTCACCGGCAAGCTGATCGAGGTCCTGCCGGTTTCGCCCGGCGGTGGCCTCCCGCACGACGCGCACTTCGAGTCGTGGATCCACGTGGAGATCGACCGGGAGACCGACCGCGCCGACCTCAAGCAGATCACCGCCGATCTGCTGCGCGTCCTGTCCGACGTCCGTGAGGCCGTCGAGGACTGGGAGAAGATGCGCGCCACGGCGACCCGGGTCGCCGACGAGCTGCCGAGCGAGCCCGCCCCGGGCGACCTGGCCAAGGCCGACGTCGAAGAGGCCCGCGAGCTGCTGCGCTGGCTGTCGGACGACCACTTCACCTTCCTTGGCTTCCGCGAGTACCAGCTGCGCGACGACGACACGCTCGCCGCCGTGCCCGGCACCGGCCTCGGCATCCTGCGCTCCGACCCGCAGCACGCCAAGGACGACCAGCACCCGGTCAGCCCCTCCTTCGAGCGGCTGCCGGCGGACGCCCGCGCCAAGGCCCGTGAGCACAAGCTGCTGGTGCTGACCAAGGCGAACAGCCGGGCCACCGTGCACCGGCCGTCGTACCTCGACTACGTCGGCGTCAAGAAGTTCGACGCGGACGGGAACGTCGTCGGCGAGCGCCGCTTCCTCGGACTGTTCTCCTCCGCCGCGTACACCGAGTCGGTGCGCCGCGTCCCGGTCATCCGCCGCAAGGTCGACGAGGTGCTGCGCCGGGCCGGCTTCTCGCCCAACAGCCACGACGGCCGTGACCTGCTGCAGATCCTGGAGACCTACCCGCGCGACGAGCTGTTCCAGACGCCCGCCGCCGAACTGCAGACCATCGCCACGAGCGTGCTCTACCTGCAGGAGCGCCGTCGGCTGCGGCTGTACCTGCGCCAGGACGAGTACGGGCGCTACTACTCGGCGCTCGTCTACCTCCCGCGCGACCGCTACACCACCGGCGTCCGGCTGCGGATCATCGACATCCTGAAGGAGGAGCTGGGCGGCGGCAGCGTCGACTTCACCGCCTGGAACACCGAGTCGATCCTGTCCCGGCTGCACTTCGTCGTCCGCGTCGCGCCGGGCACCGTGCTGCCCGAGCTGTCGGACTCCGACAAGGAGCGCATCGAGGCCCGCCTGGTCGAGGCCGCCCGCTCCTGGGCCGACGCGTTCGCCGAGGCGCTGACCGCCGAGTGCGGCGAGGAGCACGCGGCCGAGGTGCTGCGCCGTTACGGCCACGCCTTCCCCGAGGGCTACAAGGCCGACCACACCCCGCGCGCCGCGGTCGCCGACCTGGTCCACCTCGAGCAGCTCAGCGAGGACAAGACCTTCAGCCTGAGCCTGTACGAGCCGGTGGGCGCGGGTCCCCAGGAGCGCAGGTTCAAGATCTACCAGAAGGGCGGCTCGGTCTCCCTCTCGCAGGTGCTGCCGGTGCTCAGCCGCCTCGGCGTCGAGGTCACCGACGAGCGGCCGTACGAGCTGCGCTGCTCGGACCGCACCACCGCCTGGGTCTACGACTTCGGTCTGCGCGTGCCGACGGCGGTCGGTGGTGTGGAGCACCTCGGCGACGACGCCCGTGAGCGCTTCCAGGAGGCCTTCGCCGCCACCTGGACCGGCAAGGCGGAGAACGACGGCTTCAACTCCCTGGTGCTGAGCGCCGGGCTGTCCTGGCGGCAGGCGATGGTCCTGCGCGCCTACGCCAAGTACCTGCGCCAGGCCGGCTCGACCTTCTCGCAGGACTACATGGAGGACACCCTCCGTAACAACGTCCACACCACCCGCCTGCTCGTCTCGCTGTTCGAGGCGCGGATGTCCCCGGACCGGCAGAAGGCCGGCCTCGAGATCACCGACGCCTTGCTGGAGGAGCTGGACGCGGCCCTGGACCAGGTGGCCAGCCTGGACGAGGACCGGATCCTCAGGTCCTTCCTGACCGTGATCAAGGCGACCCTGCGCACGAACTTCTTCCAGCAGACCGCCGACGGCGCGCCGCACGACTACGTCTCCATGAAGTTCGACCCGCAGGCCATCCCGGATCTGCCCGCGCCGCGCCCGGCGTACGAGATCTGGGTGTACTCGCCGCGCGTGGAGGGCGTGCACCTGCGCTTCGGCAAGGTCGCGCGCGGTGGCCTGCGCTGGTCCGACCGGCGTGAGGACTTCCGCACCGAGATCCTCGGCCTGGTCAAGGCGCAGATGGTGAAGAACACCGTCATCGTGCCGGTCGGCGCCAAGGGCGGCTTCGTCGCCAAGCAGCTGCCGGACCCGGGCGTGGACCGCGACGCCTGGCTGGCCGAGGGCATCGCCAGCTACAAGACGTTCATCTCGGCGCTGCTCGACATCACGGACAACATGGTCGCCGGCGAGGTCGTGCCCCCGCAGGACGTGGTCCGGCACGACGGCGACGACACCTACCTGGTGGTCGCCGCCGACAAGGGCACCGCGACCTTCTCCGACATCGCCAACGGGGTCGCCGAGAAGTACAACTTCTGGCTGGGCGACGCCTTCGCCTCCGGCGGCAGCGCGGGCTACGACCACAAGGGCATGGGCATCACCGCGCGCGGTGCCTGGGAGTCCGTCAAGCGGCACTTCCGTGAGCTGGGCGTGGACACGCAGAGCGAGGACTTCACGGTCGTCGGCATCGGTGACATGTCCGGTGACGTCTTCGGCAACGGCATGCTGCTCTCCGAGCACATCCGTCTGGTCGCCGCCTTCGACCACCGGCACATCTTCATCGACCCCACCCCGGACGCGGAGACGTCGTACGCCGAGCGCCGCCGTCTGTTCGAGCTGCCCCGCTCCTCCTGGGCGGACTACAACACCGAGCTGCTGTCGGCGGGCGGCGGGATCTTCCCGCGCAGCGCCAAGTCGATCCCGGTCAACGCCCACATCCGCGAGGCCCTCGGCATCGAGGACAAGGTCACCAAGATGACCCCGGCCGACCTGATGAAGACGATCCTGCACGCGCCGGTGGACCTGCTGTGGAACGGCGGCATCGGCACGTACGTGAAGTCCTCGGCGGAGTCCAACGCCGATGTCGGCGACAAGGCCAACGACGCCATCCGCGTCGACGGCAAGGACCTGCGCGTCAAGGTCGTCGGCGAGGGCGGCAACCTGGGCCTGACCCAGCTCGGCCGGATCGAGTTCGCCCTGCACGGCGGCAAGATCAACACCGACGCGATCGACAACAGCGCCGGCGTGGACACCTCCGACCACGAGGTGAACATCAAGATCCTGCTCAACGGCCTGGTCGCGGACGGCGACATGACCGTCAAGCAGCGCAACAAGCTGCTCGCCGAGATGACCGACGAGGTCGGCGCGCTGGTCCTGCGCAACAACTACGCGCAGAACACCGCCCTGGCCAACGCCCTGTTCCAGGCGAACGCCATGCTCCACGCCCAGCAGCGGTTCCTGCGCCACCTGGTGCGCGAGGGGCATCTGGACCGGGCGCTTGAGTTCCTGCCGACCGACCGGCAGATCCGCGAGCGCATCTCCCAGAGTCAGGGCCTGACCAGTCCGGAGACGGCCGTCGTCCTGGCGTACACGAAGATCACCGTCGCCGAGGAGCTGCTGCAGACCTCGCTGCCGGACGACCCGTACCTGCGCAGCCTGCTGCACGCGTACTTCCCGACGGCCCTGCGTGAACGGTTCGCCGACGCGATCGACAACCACCCGCTGCGCCGCGAGATCACCATGACCGTGCTGGTCAACGACACGGTCAACACGGGCGGTACGACGTATCTGCACCGGCTGCGCGAGGAGACCGGTGCCTCCCTGGAGGAGATCGTCCGGGCGCAGACCGCGGCCCGCACGATCTTCTGCTCGGCGCCGGTGTGGGATGCGGTGGAGGCTCTGGACAACCGGGTCGACGCGGCTGTCCAGACCCGGATCCGCCTGCACTCGCGCCGGCTGGTCGAGCGCGGCACGCGCTGGCTGCTGAACAACCGGCCGCAGCCGCTGCAGCTCGCCGAGACGGTCGAGTTCTTCGCCGAGCGGGTCGAGCGGGTCTGGCAGGAGCTGCCCAAGCTGCTGCGCGGCGCGGACCTGGAGTGGTACCAGCACGTGTACGAGGAGCTGTCCGAGTCCGGCGTCCCGGACGAACTCGCCTCGCGCGTGTCCGGTTTCTCCTCCGCCTTCCCGGCGCTCGACATCGTGTCGGTGGCCGACCGGACGGGCAAGGAGCCGCTCGACGTCGCCGAGGTCTACTACGACCTCGCCGACCGGCTCAGCATCACGCAGCTGATGGACCGCATCAGCGACCTGCCCCGCAACGACCGCTGGCAGTCCATGGCCCGCGCCTCCATCCGCGAGGACCTGTACGCGGCGCATGCGGCGCTCACCTCGGACGTGCTCGCGGCCGGCAACGGCACCTCGACGCCGGAGCAGCGGTTCAAGGCCTGGGAGCAGAAGAACGCCGCGATCCTGAGCCGGGCACGCACCACCCTGGAGGAGATCCGCAGCTCGGACTCCTTCGACCTCGCCAACCTGTCGGTGGCGATGCGTACGATGCGGACGCTGCTGCGCACGCATTCGTAG